One segment of Brassica napus cultivar Da-Ae chromosome C3, Da-Ae, whole genome shotgun sequence DNA contains the following:
- the LOC106355514 gene encoding uncharacterized protein LOC106355514 yields MTEFPSSIESEVASSLLLLSSDPIVFSSRSSDRSGSEEGNRSLCGEIDGQVSMSFVSKRSCDSAISNSGSSYRKRSEDDFMNFKIARKRRTNVVYSSVDSKLVTHSKNREIDDLSKEESCLSTGSNEVSSTESRIIAASCEKPHRDSKKKESHRSSSIRRKAGKIMEFLDTSASSELKIRQVLGDNADTSKALRMLVKIGYVKRSGAGGKHHPFIYKTA; encoded by the exons ATGACTGAGTTCCCTTCTTCGATCGAGAGCGAAGTCGCGTcgtctctcctcctcctctcctccGATCCAATCGTCTTCTCTTCACGAAG TAGCGACAGATCTGGATCTGAGGAGGGAAATCGCTCGCTGTGTGGTGAAATCGATGGTCAAGTAAGCATGAGCTTTGTGTCTAAGAGATCGTGCGATTCGGCTATCTCCAACAGTGGCTCGTCGTATCGGAAGCGCTCTGAGGATGACTTCATGAACTTCAAG ATTGCTAGAAAACGCCGCACGAATGTGGTTTACAGCTCTGTTGATTCCAAGTTGGTAACTCATTCGAAGAATCGAGAGATTGATGATCTCTCCAAGGAGGAGTCTTGCTTGTCTACAGGCTCCAACGAGGTTTCAAGCACGGAGAGCAGGATCATAGCAGCGAGCTGTGAGAAACCGCACAGAGattcaaagaagaaagagagccACAGGTCGAGTTCCATTAGACGTAAAGCTGGAAAGATCATGGAGTTTCTTGACACCAGCGCCTCTTCTGAACTTAAAATCCGTCAGGTGCTTGGAGATAATGCAGATACAAGTAAAGCTCTCAGAAT GCTGGTGAAGATTGGTTATGTGAAGAGGTCTGGAGCAGGAGGAAAGCATCACCCCTTTATTTACAAG ACTGCATGA
- the LOC106352810 gene encoding protein N-terminal glutamine amidohydrolase: MSSVIISELPAMDATRFQQTPYYCEENVYLLCKTLCESGVADETGSDLFVVFISNERKQVPLWHQKASTRADGIVLWDYHVICVQRKKESDSEPLVWDLDSTLPFPSPLASYVTETIQPSFQLFAEYKRFFRVVHAPLFFKHFASDRRHMKGPDGSWIAQPPPYQPIVAQDGVLHNLSEYTAMSATDTLSSLDPETVREAISQKLGVLVSHSQLQDLFTKLP; this comes from the exons ATGTCCAGCGTCATCATCTCGGAGCTTCCGGCGATGGATGCTACTCGGTTCCAACAGACCCCTTACTACTG CGAAGAGAACGTGTATCTACTCTGCAAGACGTTATGCGAGAGTGGTGTAGCGGATGAGACGGGTTCTGATCTGTTTGTTGTTTTCATCTCCAATGAGAGGAAGCAG GTTCCACTTTGGCATCAGAAAGCTAGTACCAGAGCTGATGGGATTGTTCTCTGGGATTATCATGTCATCTGTGTCCAG AGGAAGAAAGAAAGTGATTCTGAGCCTTTAGTGTGGGATCTCGATTCGACTTTGCCTTTCCCTTCTCCGTTAGCTTCTTACGTGACTGAGACTATCCAGCCATCTTTTCAGCTCTTTGCTGAATATAAGAG GTTCTTTCGCGTTGTGCATGCTCCTCTCTTCTTTAAGCACTTTGCTTCCGATAGAAGACACATGAAAGGGCCTGATGGAAGCTGGATTGCTCAACCTCCACCCTATCAGCCCATTGTTGCCCAAG ATGGAGTCTTGCACAATTTGAGTGAGTACACTGCCATGAGCGCTACGGATACATTGTCGAGCTTGGATCCTGAGACAGTGAGAGAAGCAATTTCACAGAAACTTGGCGTCTTGGTGAGCCATTCTCAACTTCAAGACCTCTTCACCAAGCTTCCTTAA
- the LOC106388267 gene encoding 40S ribosomal protein S2-2 gives MAERGGERGAERGGDRGGFGRGFGGRAGGRGGPRGRGGRRGGRPTEEEKWTPVTKLGRLVQSGKIQKLEQIYLHSLPVKEYQIIDLLVGPTLKDEVMKIMPVQKQTRAGQRTRFKAFVVVGDTNGHVGLGVKCSKEVATAIRGGIILAKLSVIPVRRGYWGNKIGKPHTVPCKVTGKCGSVTVRMVPAPRGAGIVAARVPKKVLQFAGIDDVFTSSRGSTKTLGNFVKATFDCLQKTYGFLTPEFWKETSFKKSPYQEYTDLLAEKGTATTKAITEAEDQAS, from the exons ATGGCTGAACGTGGAGGAGAACGCGGCGCCGAGCGAGGTGGAGACCGTGGCGGTTTCGGACGTGGATTCGGAGGCCGTGCCGGTGGAAGAGGCGGTCCAAGAGGACGTGGTGGAAGACGCGGAGGCCGTCCCACTGAGGAGGAGAAGTGGACGCCAGTGACCAAGCTCGGCCGTCTCGTTCAGAGCGGTAAAATCCAGAAGCTAGAGCAGATCTACCTCCACTCGCTCCCAGTCAAGGAGTACCAGATCATCGATCTCCTCGTCGGTCCGACTCTCAAAGACGAGGTGATGAAGATCATGCCGGTTCAGAAACAGACCAGAGCCGGTCAGAGGACGAGGTTCAAGGCCTTTGTTGTTGTCGGAGACACGAATGGTCACGTGGGTTTGGGTGTGAAATGCTCCAAGGAGGTGGCTACTGCTATCAGAGGTGGGATTATATTGGCGAAGCTGTCTGTGATTCCGGTGAGGAGAGGTTACTGGGGGAACAAGATTGGGAAGCCTCATACGGTTCCTTGTAAGGTTACGGGGAAGTGTGGTTCCGTTACGGTGAGGATGGTTCCTGCTCCCAGAGGTGCTGGTATTGTGGCCGCTAGGGTTCCTAAGAAGGTGCTTCAGTTCGCTGGGATTGATGATGTTTTCACGTCTTCCAGGGGATCTACTAAGACTCTTGGAAACTTCGTCAAG GCTACATTCGACTGCCTCCAGAAGACTTACGGATTCCTGACACCAGAGTTCTGGAAAGAGACGAGTTTTAAAAAATCCCCGTATCAAGAGTACACAGATCTGTTGGCCGAAAAGGGAACTGCAACTACGAAAGCCATCACCGAGGCCGAAGACCAAGCCTCCTAA
- the BNAC03G23500D gene encoding probable glycosyltransferase STELLO1 — MLVQDRAAKPPKSQIRDLPTQQQVRRFSEPKNLDFTSWVSENVSRIVVFFLFIVTAASFLFLYNTTDTASLLCFQSQSTQSLQPLTRPQIKWSSIQVLPDKTSPYASFLTERWVVVSVTKYPTEELKGLVKIRGWQVLAVGNSMTPKDWNLKGAIFLSLDAQAELGYRVLDHLPYDSFVRKSVGYLFAIQHGAKKIYDADDRGEVIDGDLGKHFDVELVGEDAKQEPVLQYSHENPNRTVVNPYIHFGQRSVWPRGLPLENVGEINHEEYYTEVFGGKQFIQQGVSNGLPDVDSVFYFTRKTTLEPFDIRFDEHAPKVALPQGVMVPVNSFNTLYHSPAFWGLMLPVSVSSMASDVLRGYWGQRLLWELGGYVAVYPPTAHRFDRIEAYPFAEEKDLHVNVGRLIKFLLAWRSQKHSFFETILDLSFAMAEEGFWTEQDLKFTAAWLQDLITVGYQQPRLMSLELDRPRATIGHGDRKEFVPRKLPSVHLGVEETGTVSTEIGNLIRWRKNFGNVVLVMFCSGPVERTALEWRLLYGRVFKTVVILSSQKNSDLYVEEAKHDHIYKHLPKIFDRYSSAEGFLFVEDDTILNYWNLLQADKTKIWTTDKVSKSWTSVKPTGKSDWFSTQAELVKRTVSTMPAHFQVNYKEAAKNNQDTLTVCSSEVFYVPKRLVTDFTELVELVGDMDLHYKVAVPMFFMSMDSPQNFDPVLGSMVYKRKSSSFNSSLSLYSAQAPAVHPWSISSEQDFIKLVGQMAEGDPLLMELV, encoded by the exons ATGTTGGTTCAAGATCGTGCGGCGAAGCCGCCCAAGTCTCAGATCAGAGACTTACCAACTCAACAACAGGTCCGACGCTTCAGCGAACCGAAAAACCTAGACTTTACCTCTTGGGTCTCCGAGAACGTCTCGAGAAtcgtcgtcttcttcctcttcatcgtCACCGCAGCATCTTTCCTCTTCCTCTACAACACCACCGACACTGCCTCCCTCCTCTGTTTCCAGTCACAGTCAACTCAATCTCTCCAGCCCCTCACTCGCCCTCAAATCAAATGGAGCTCGATCCAAGTCCTCCCCGACAAGACCTCCCCTTACGCCAGCTTCCTCACCGAGAGATGGGTCGTCGTGTCGGTGACCAAGTACCCCACCGAGGAGCTCAAGGGGCTGGTGAAGATCCGAGGCTGGCAGGTTTTAGCTGTCGGAAACTCGATGACACCTAAAGATTGGAATCTCAAAGGTGCGATCTTTCTATCTCTAGACGCTCAAGCTGAGTTGGGTTACCGCGTTTTAGACCACTTGCCTTATGATTCCTTCGTGAGGAAGAGTGTCGGTTACTTGTTCGCGATCCAGCACGGTGCTAAGAAGATCTACGACGCGGATGATCGTGGGGAAGTGATTGATGGAGATCTAGGGAAGCATTTCGATGTGGAGTTGGTTGGTGAAGATGCTAAGCAAGAGCCGGTTCTGCAGTATAGTCACGAGAATCCCAACAGGACTGTGGTGAATCCTTATATTCATTTCGGACAGCGTTCGGTTTGGCCTAGAGGGTTGCCGTTAGAGAATGTAGGTGAGATTAATCACGAGGAGTATTACACTGAGGTGTTCGGTGGTAAGCAGTTTATACAGCAAGGGGTTTCGAATGGTTTACCTGATGTGGATTCGGTGTTTTACTTCACAAGGAAGACAACGTTAGAACCTTTTGATATTAGGTTCGATGAGCATGCTCCCAAAGTGGCTTTGCCTCAAGGTGTGATGGTGCCGGTTAACTCGTTTAATACCCTTTACCATTCGCCGGCTTTTTGGGGGTTGATGCTTCCTGTTTCGGTTAGTTCCATGGCTTCTGATGTGCTGAGAGGGTACTGGGGACAGAGGTTACTGTGGGAGCTTGGTGGCTACGTTGCTGTTTATCCACCAACTGCTCACCGTTTCGATAGAATCGAAGCGTACCCTTTTGCTGAAGAGAAGGATCTTCACGTCAATGTTGGTCGTTTGATCAAGTTCTTACTCGCTTGGAGATCTCAAAAGCACAGTTTCTTTGAGACGATACTTGATCTGAGCTTTGCTATGGCTGAGGAAGGGTTTTGGACAGAACAGGACTTGAAATTCACAGCTGCTTGGCTTCAGGATTTGATCACTGTCGGCTACCAACAGCCTAGGCTGATGTCACTTGAACTGGACCGGCCACGAGCTACTATCGGTCATGGGGATAGAAAAGAGTTTGTTCCGAGGAAGTTGCCTTCGGTTCATCTAGGTGTTGAGGAGACGGGTACGGTGAGCACTGAGATAGGGAACTTGATAAGGTGGAGGAAGAACTTTGGGAACGTTGTTCTTGTTATGTTTTGTAGTGGTCCCGTTGAGCGAACCGCTCTGGAGTGGAGGTTGCTTTACGGAAGAGTGTTCAAGACCGTTGTGATATTGTCTTCTCAGAAGAACTCTGATCTCTATGTTGAAGAAGCCAAACACGATCACATTTACAA GCATCTACCGAAGATTTTCGATCGATATAGCAGCGCAGAAGGGTTCTTGTTTGTTGAAGATGATACAATCCTCAACTACTGGAACCTACTTCAAGCCGACAAGACTAAGATTTGGACTACAGACAAG GTGTCAAAGTCATGGACATCAGTTAAACCGACCGGGAAGTCTGATTGGTTCTCTACACAAGCTGAGTTAGTGAAGAGAACGGTCAGTACAATGCCGGCTCATTTCCAAGTTAACTACAAGGAAGCAGCAAAGAACAATCAAGACACGTTAACGGTATGCAGCTCAGAGGTATTCTACGTGCCTAAACGACTTGTGACCGACTTTACCGAGCTTGTGGAGCTCGTGGGGGACATGGACTTGCATTACAAAGTGGCTGTGCCAATGTTCTTCATGTCGATGGATTCGCCTCAGAACTTTGACCCGGTTCTTGGTTCAATGGTGTATAAGAGGAAGTCGTCTTCGTTTAACTCTTCTTTGAGTCTGTATTCTGCTCAAGCACCTGCTGTTCACCCTTGGAGCATATCGAGTGAACAAGATTTTATCAAATTGGTTGGACAAATGGCTGAAGGTGACCCGTTACTTATGGAATTGGTATGA
- the LOC106352808 gene encoding villin-2 isoform X1, with amino-acid sequence MSGSAKVLDPAFQGAGQKPGTEIWRIENFEAVPVPKTEHGKFYMGDTYIVLQTTQNKGGAYLFDIHFWIGKDTSQDESGTAAVKTVELDAVLGGRAVQHREIQGHESDKFLSYFKPCIIPLEGGVASGFKTPEEEVFETRLYTCKGKRAIRLKQVPFARSSLNHDDVFILDTKEKIYQFNGANSNIQERAKALEVVQYLKDKYHEGTCDVAIVDDGKLDTESDSGEFWVLFGGFAPIGRKVANDDDVIPESTPPKLYCITDGQMEPMDGDLSKSMLENTKCYLLDCGAEVFVWVGRVTQVDERKAANQSAEEFLASENRPKATRVTRVIQGYESHSFKSNFDSWPSGSASPGNEEGRGKVAAMLKQQNVGLKGISKSATPVNEDVPHLLEAGGKLEVWLVDGKAKSPLPKEDIGKLYSGDCYLVLYTYHAGERKEDYFLCCWFGKSSSQEDQDTALRLANAMSNSLKGRPVQGRIYEGKEPPQFVALFQPMVILKGGLSSGYKSNVEEKGSPDETYTPESISLIQVSGTGVHNNKALQVEPVATSLNSYECFLLQSGTSMFLWHGNQSAHELLELAAKVAEFLKPGVTLKHAKEGTESSTFWFALGGKQNFTSKKPSPETVRDPHLFSFSINRGKFQVEEIYNFAQDDLLTEDIYLLDTHAEVLVWVGQCVDPKEKQTVFEIGQKYIDRAGSLEGLSPKVPLYKINEGNEPCFFTTYFSWDHTKAIVQGNSFQKKAALLFGTHHVVEDKSSGGGPRQRAEALAALNSAFNSSTSRPAYSSQDRSSESQEGPRQRAEALAALTSAFSSSSSTKAPPPPRSVGTSQASQRAAAVAALSQVLVAENKKTPDTSPTRRSTSSNPADDSPLTEAKDDQADASEEEEVPPAVEEPEVKQEETEEQDESVIEPSDATFTYEQLKANSENAVTGIDYKRREAYLSEEEFQSVFGMEKEAFNNLPRWKQDLLKKKFDLF; translated from the exons ATGTCTGGGTCAGCAAAAGTATTGGATCCTGCATTTCAAGGAGCTGGACAGAAACC AGGAACTGAGATCTGGAGAATCGAGAATTTCGAGGCGGTTCCTGTGCCCAAAACCGAGCATGGAAAGTTCTATATGGGAGACACTTACATTGTCTTGCAG ACAACGCAGAACAAAGGAGGTGCTTATCTGTTTGATATACATTTCTGGATTGGTAAAGACACAAGTCAG GATGAATCTGGAACAGCAGCTGTTAAAACAGTTGAACTCGATGCAGTTCTTGGGGGGCGTGCTGTCCAACACCGGGAGATTCAAGGTCATGAATCTGACAAGTTCTTGTCTTACTTCAAGCCATGTATTATACCGTTAGAGGGTGGTGTTGCGTCTGGTTTCAAAACACCTGAAGAAGAGGTGTTTGAGACACGGTTATACACCTGCAAAGGGAAACGTGCAATCCGTTTGAAGCAG gTTCCTTTTGCCCGCTCATCGCTTAATCATGATGATGTGTTTATCTTGGACACCAAGGAAAAGATCTATCAGTTCAACGGTGCGAACTCAAACATTCAGGAGAGAGCCAAAGCTTTGGAAGTTGTTCAGTACTTGAAAGACAAGTATCACGAAGGAACTTGCGATGTTGCTATTGTTG ATGATGGAAAGTTAGATACAGAATCAGATTCTGGTGAGTTTTGGGTCCTCTTTGGTGGTTTTGCTCCGATAGGAAGGAAAGTTGCCAACGATGATGATGTTATCCCGGAGTCAACTCCACCTAAGCTTTATTG CATCACTGATGGTCAGATGGAGCCTATGGACGGTGACCTATCCAAATCTATGCTGGAGAACACTAAGTGCTACCTCTTGGACTGTGGTGCGGAGGTGTTTGTCTGGGTTGGTCGTGTAACTCAAGTGGATGAGAGGAAAGCTGCTAATCAATCTGCTGAG GAGTTTCTTGCTAGTGAAAACAGGCCAAAGGCAACACGAGTCACACGTGTTATCCAAGGTTACGAGTCCCACTCTTTCAAGTCTAACTTTGACTCTTGGCCATCAGGCTCTGCTTCCCCTGGTAACGAAGAAGGACGAGGAAAAGTTGCTG CTATGCTGAAGCAACAAAATGTTGGGCTCAAGGGCATTTCGAAAAGTGCAACGCCAGTGAATGAGGATGTCCCACATCTGCTTGAAGCTGGTGGAAAGTTGGAG GTTTGGCTTGTTGATGGTAAAGCCAAGAGTCCTTTACCTAAAGAAGATATTGGCAAGCTCTATTCTGGGGACTGTTATTTGGTCCTCTACACTTATCATGCTGGAGAGAGGAAAGAAGACTATTTCTTGTGCTGTTGGTTTGGAAAGAGCAGCTCCCAG GAGGACCAAGATACAGCACTTAGACTAGCGAATGCAATGTCAAACTCGTTAAAGGGAAGACCTGTGCAG GGCCGTATATACGAGGGTAAAGAGCCTCCACAGTTTGTTGCCCTTTTCCAACCTATGGTGATCCTAAAG GGTGGTTTGAGCTCTGGGTACAAAAGCAACGTGGAGGAGAAAGGTTCACCAGATGAAACATACACACCAGAATCAATTTCACTAATTCAAGTATCTGGAACTGGAGTTCACAATAACAAGGCGCTGCAAGTTGAACCG GTGGCAACATCTTTGAACTCTTATGAGTGCTTCCTACTGCAATCTGGTACTTCTATGTTCCTTTGGCATGGAAATCAAAGTGCGCATGAACTGCTAGAACTGGCTGCTAAAGTTGCTGAGTTCTTGAAG CCTGGGGTTACACTCAAGCATGCCAAAGAAGGAACAGAGAGCTCAACCTTTTGGTTTGCACTTGGAGGAAAGCAGAACTTCACCAGCAAGAAGCCTTCACCTGAGACTGTCAGGGATCCTCACTTGTTCTCATTTTCTATCAACAGAG GAAAGTTTCAG GTTGAAGAGATCTACAACTTTGCTCAAGATGATCTCTTGACTGAGGATATATATTTGCTTGACACTCATGCTGAAGTTCTTGTCTGGGTTGGTCAATGTGTGGACCCCAAGGAAAAGCAAACTGTGTTTGAGATTGGCCAA AAATACATAGATCGTGCTGGATCATTGGAAGGCTTGTCTCCTAAAGTTCCACTCTACAAAATCAATGAAGGGAACGAACCATGCTTCTTCACCACTTACTTTTCTTGGGATCACACTAAAGCTATC GTGCAAGGAAACTCATTCCAGAAAAAAGCAGCCTTGCTATTTGGCACTCACCACGTTGTAGAG GATAAGTCTAGCGGTGGTGGACCAAGGCAAAGGGCTGAAGCACTAGCCGCTTTAAATTCTGCCTTTAATTCATCTACTAGCAGACCTGCCTATTCG AGCCAGGACAGATCAAGCGAAAGTCAAGAGGGGCCAAGACAAAGAGCTGAAGCTTTAGCCGCTTTGACGTCCGCGTTTAGTTCTTCATCATCGACTAAAGCGCCTCCACCACCAAGGTCAGTGGGGACGAGTCAGGCTTCACAGAGAGCAGCAGCAGTGGCTGCTCTCTCTCAAGTTCTCGTTGCTGAGAATAAGAAAACACCTGATACCTCTCCCACAAGAAGATCTACTAGCTCCAACCCAGCAGATGACTCCCCTCTAA CTGAAGCCAAAGATGATCAAGCAGATGCTTCTGAAGAAGAGGAGGTTCCACCTGCAGTAGAGGAGCCTGAAGTAAAACAGGAGGAAACAGAAGAGCAAGATGAATCTGTGATAGAACCAAGTGATGCAACTTTCACCTATGAACAACTGAAAGCCAATTCTGAGAACGCAGTGACTGGAATAGATTACAAGCGCAGAGAG GCTTATCTATCTGAGGAAGAGTTCCAAAGTGTGTTTGGGATGGAGAAAGAGGCATTCAACAACTTACCTCGTTGGAAGCAAGATCTGCTTAAGAAGAAATTCGACTTGTTCTAG
- the LOC106352808 gene encoding villin-2 isoform X2 codes for MSGSAKVLDPAFQGAGQKPGTEIWRIENFEAVPVPKTEHGKFYMGDTYIVLQTTQNKGGAYLFDIHFWIGKDTSQDESGTAAVKTVELDAVLGGRAVQHREIQGHESDKFLSYFKPCIIPLEGGVASGFKTPEEEVFETRLYTCKGKRAIRLKQVPFARSSLNHDDVFILDTKEKIYQFNGANSNIQERAKALEVVQYLKDKYHEGTCDVAIVDDGKLDTESDSGEFWVLFGGFAPIGRKVANDDDVIPESTPPKLYCITDGQMEPMDGDLSKSMLENTKCYLLDCGAEVFVWVGRVTQVDERKAANQSAEEFLASENRPKATRVTRVIQGYESHSFKSNFDSWPSGSASPGNEEGRGKVAAMLKQQNVGLKGISKSATPVNEDVPHLLEAGGKLEVWLVDGKAKSPLPKEDIGKLYSGDCYLVLYTYHAGERKEDYFLCCWFGKSSIQEDQDTALRLANAMSNSLKGRPVQGRIYEGKEPPQFVALFQPMVILKGGLSSGYKSNVEEKGSPDETYTPESISLIQVSGTGVHNNKALQVEPVATSLNSYECFLLQSGTSMFLWHGNQSAHELLELAAKVAEFLKPGVTLKHAKEGTESSTFWFALGGKQNFTSKKPSPETVRDPHLFSFSINRGKFQVEEIYNFAQDDLLTEDIYLLDTHAEVLVWVGQCVDPKEKQTVFEIGQKYIDRAGSLEGLSPKVPLYKINEGNEPCFFTTYFSWDHTKAIVQGNSFQKKAALLFGTHHVVEDKSSGGGPRQRAEALAALNSAFNSSTSRPAYSSQDRSSESQEGPRQRAEALAALTSAFSSSSSTKAPPPPRSVGTSQASQRAAAVAALSQVLVAENKKTPDTSPTRRSTSSNPADDSPLTEAKDDQADASEEEEVPPAVEEPEVKQEETEEQDESVIEPSDATFTYEQLKANSENAVTGIDYKRREAYLSEEEFQSVFGMEKEAFNNLPRWKQDLLKKKFDLF; via the exons ATGTCTGGGTCAGCAAAAGTATTGGATCCTGCATTTCAAGGAGCTGGACAGAAACC AGGAACTGAGATCTGGAGAATCGAGAATTTCGAGGCGGTTCCTGTGCCCAAAACCGAGCATGGAAAGTTCTATATGGGAGACACTTACATTGTCTTGCAG ACAACGCAGAACAAAGGAGGTGCTTATCTGTTTGATATACATTTCTGGATTGGTAAAGACACAAGTCAG GATGAATCTGGAACAGCAGCTGTTAAAACAGTTGAACTCGATGCAGTTCTTGGGGGGCGTGCTGTCCAACACCGGGAGATTCAAGGTCATGAATCTGACAAGTTCTTGTCTTACTTCAAGCCATGTATTATACCGTTAGAGGGTGGTGTTGCGTCTGGTTTCAAAACACCTGAAGAAGAGGTGTTTGAGACACGGTTATACACCTGCAAAGGGAAACGTGCAATCCGTTTGAAGCAG gTTCCTTTTGCCCGCTCATCGCTTAATCATGATGATGTGTTTATCTTGGACACCAAGGAAAAGATCTATCAGTTCAACGGTGCGAACTCAAACATTCAGGAGAGAGCCAAAGCTTTGGAAGTTGTTCAGTACTTGAAAGACAAGTATCACGAAGGAACTTGCGATGTTGCTATTGTTG ATGATGGAAAGTTAGATACAGAATCAGATTCTGGTGAGTTTTGGGTCCTCTTTGGTGGTTTTGCTCCGATAGGAAGGAAAGTTGCCAACGATGATGATGTTATCCCGGAGTCAACTCCACCTAAGCTTTATTG CATCACTGATGGTCAGATGGAGCCTATGGACGGTGACCTATCCAAATCTATGCTGGAGAACACTAAGTGCTACCTCTTGGACTGTGGTGCGGAGGTGTTTGTCTGGGTTGGTCGTGTAACTCAAGTGGATGAGAGGAAAGCTGCTAATCAATCTGCTGAG GAGTTTCTTGCTAGTGAAAACAGGCCAAAGGCAACACGAGTCACACGTGTTATCCAAGGTTACGAGTCCCACTCTTTCAAGTCTAACTTTGACTCTTGGCCATCAGGCTCTGCTTCCCCTGGTAACGAAGAAGGACGAGGAAAAGTTGCTG CTATGCTGAAGCAACAAAATGTTGGGCTCAAGGGCATTTCGAAAAGTGCAACGCCAGTGAATGAGGATGTCCCACATCTGCTTGAAGCTGGTGGAAAGTTGGAG GTTTGGCTTGTTGATGGTAAAGCCAAGAGTCCTTTACCTAAAGAAGATATTGGCAAGCTCTATTCTGGGGACTGTTATTTGGTCCTCTACACTTATCATGCTGGAGAGAGGAAAGAAGACTATTTCTTGTGCTGTTGGTTTGGAAAGAGCAGC ATCCAGGAGGACCAAGATACAGCACTTAGACTAGCGAATGCAATGTCAAACTCGTTAAAGGGAAGACCTGTGCAG GGCCGTATATACGAGGGTAAAGAGCCTCCACAGTTTGTTGCCCTTTTCCAACCTATGGTGATCCTAAAG GGTGGTTTGAGCTCTGGGTACAAAAGCAACGTGGAGGAGAAAGGTTCACCAGATGAAACATACACACCAGAATCAATTTCACTAATTCAAGTATCTGGAACTGGAGTTCACAATAACAAGGCGCTGCAAGTTGAACCG GTGGCAACATCTTTGAACTCTTATGAGTGCTTCCTACTGCAATCTGGTACTTCTATGTTCCTTTGGCATGGAAATCAAAGTGCGCATGAACTGCTAGAACTGGCTGCTAAAGTTGCTGAGTTCTTGAAG CCTGGGGTTACACTCAAGCATGCCAAAGAAGGAACAGAGAGCTCAACCTTTTGGTTTGCACTTGGAGGAAAGCAGAACTTCACCAGCAAGAAGCCTTCACCTGAGACTGTCAGGGATCCTCACTTGTTCTCATTTTCTATCAACAGAG GAAAGTTTCAG GTTGAAGAGATCTACAACTTTGCTCAAGATGATCTCTTGACTGAGGATATATATTTGCTTGACACTCATGCTGAAGTTCTTGTCTGGGTTGGTCAATGTGTGGACCCCAAGGAAAAGCAAACTGTGTTTGAGATTGGCCAA AAATACATAGATCGTGCTGGATCATTGGAAGGCTTGTCTCCTAAAGTTCCACTCTACAAAATCAATGAAGGGAACGAACCATGCTTCTTCACCACTTACTTTTCTTGGGATCACACTAAAGCTATC GTGCAAGGAAACTCATTCCAGAAAAAAGCAGCCTTGCTATTTGGCACTCACCACGTTGTAGAG GATAAGTCTAGCGGTGGTGGACCAAGGCAAAGGGCTGAAGCACTAGCCGCTTTAAATTCTGCCTTTAATTCATCTACTAGCAGACCTGCCTATTCG AGCCAGGACAGATCAAGCGAAAGTCAAGAGGGGCCAAGACAAAGAGCTGAAGCTTTAGCCGCTTTGACGTCCGCGTTTAGTTCTTCATCATCGACTAAAGCGCCTCCACCACCAAGGTCAGTGGGGACGAGTCAGGCTTCACAGAGAGCAGCAGCAGTGGCTGCTCTCTCTCAAGTTCTCGTTGCTGAGAATAAGAAAACACCTGATACCTCTCCCACAAGAAGATCTACTAGCTCCAACCCAGCAGATGACTCCCCTCTAA CTGAAGCCAAAGATGATCAAGCAGATGCTTCTGAAGAAGAGGAGGTTCCACCTGCAGTAGAGGAGCCTGAAGTAAAACAGGAGGAAACAGAAGAGCAAGATGAATCTGTGATAGAACCAAGTGATGCAACTTTCACCTATGAACAACTGAAAGCCAATTCTGAGAACGCAGTGACTGGAATAGATTACAAGCGCAGAGAG GCTTATCTATCTGAGGAAGAGTTCCAAAGTGTGTTTGGGATGGAGAAAGAGGCATTCAACAACTTACCTCGTTGGAAGCAAGATCTGCTTAAGAAGAAATTCGACTTGTTCTAG